From Cryobacterium sp. GrIS_2_6:
TACGGCGGAGCCTGGGAATCAAACCCCGAGGCGAAAGACTTCACCGTCGACATCCTCCGCACGCTCCACGACCGCACCCAGGAGTGGAGCAACGAGTACGGCTACCAGTTCAGCGTGTATTCGACCCCGAGCGAGAGCCTGACCGACCGGTTCTGCCGGCTCGACACCGCGAAGTTCGGTTCGGTCGCTGACATCACCGACAAGGACTACTACACCAACAGCTTCCACTACGACGTTCGCAAGAGCCCGACGCCGTTCGAGAAGCTCGACTTCGAGAAGGTCTATCCAGAGTTCGCCTCCGGTGGGTTCATCCACTACTGCGAATACCCGATCCTGCAGCAGAACCCCAAGGCACTCGAGGCGGTCTGGGACTACTCCTATGACCGGATCGGCTACCTCGGAACCAACACCCCGATCGATCGTTGTTACGCCTGCGGCTTCTCGGGCGACTTCGACGCGACGGAGCGCGGCTTCGAGTGCCCCGAATGCGGCAACGCCGACCCGATGACCTGCGACGTCGTCAAGCGCACCTGCGGCTACCTCGGCAACCCGCAGGCCCGACCAATGGTGCACGGCCGGCACATGGAGATCACCTCCCGGGTCAAGCACATGGCGGGCGGCACCGGCATCAGCGGGGCGGATGCCCCGGCACCGGTCTCCGAGGATGCGTAACCCGCGGCCCGGCGAGTGGCTGTCTGAGAAGCTGAGCCAGCGATACGTCGGGGACTACAAGCCCTTCGTCTTCGTTGACGGCGAAGGCGTGCGGTGCAGCCTCTACCTGTCCGGATGTCTGTTCGCGTGCGAGGGCTGTTTCAACGAAGCCACCTGGAGCTTCCGCTACGGCCAGGAATACAGCCAGGAACTCGAAGACCAGATCCTGGCCGACCTCGGCCAGGAGTACGTCCAGGGCCTGACCCTGCTCGGCGGCGAACCCTTCCTCAACACCGGGGTCTGCCTCGGGCTGATCGACCGGGTGCGCCGGGAGTTCGGCTCGTCGAAGGACGTGTGGTCCTGGACCGGATACACCTTCGAGGAGCTCTTGCTCGAGAGCCCGGACAAGCTCGCCATGCTCCGCGGAATCGACGTCCTGGTCGACGGTCGGTTCGAGCTGGCGAAACGTGACCTGAAACTGCAGTTCCGGGGCAGCAGCAACCAGCGGATCATCGACGTCCCCG
This genomic window contains:
- the nrdG gene encoding anaerobic ribonucleoside-triphosphate reductase activating protein, with translation MRNPRPGEWLSEKLSQRYVGDYKPFVFVDGEGVRCSLYLSGCLFACEGCFNEATWSFRYGQEYSQELEDQILADLGQEYVQGLTLLGGEPFLNTGVCLGLIDRVRREFGSSKDVWSWTGYTFEELLLESPDKLAMLRGIDVLVDGRFELAKRDLKLQFRGSSNQRIIDVPASLTAGEVVLWGGLRDATNTFEQIEKRQLI